One part of the Arabidopsis thaliana chromosome 4, partial sequence genome encodes these proteins:
- the FAH1 gene encoding ferulic acid 5-hydroxylase 1 (ferulic acid 5-hydroxylase 1 (FAH1); FUNCTIONS IN: ferulate 5-hydroxylase activity, monooxygenase activity; INVOLVED IN: lignin biosynthetic process, response to UV-B, phenylpropanoid biosynthetic process; LOCATED IN: endoplasmic reticulum; EXPRESSED IN: 20 plant structures; EXPRESSED DURING: 12 growth stages; CONTAINS InterPro DOMAIN/s: Cytochrome P450 (InterPro:IPR001128), Cytochrome P450, E-class, group I (InterPro:IPR002401), Cytochrome P450, conserved site (InterPro:IPR017972); BEST Arabidopsis thaliana protein match is: Cytochrome P450 superfamily protein (TAIR:AT5G04330.1); Has 34463 Blast hits to 34198 proteins in 1764 species: Archae - 58; Bacteria - 4180; Metazoa - 12146; Fungi - 7203; Plants - 9525; Viruses - 6; Other Eukaryotes - 1345 (source: NCBI BLink).) — protein sequence MESSISQTLSKLSDPTTSLVIVVSLFIFISFITRRRRPPYPPGPRGWPIIGNMLMMDQLTHRGLANLAKKYGGLCHLRMGFLHMYAVSSPEVARQVLQVQDSVFSNRPATIAISYLTYDRADMAFAHYGPFWRQMRKVCVMKVFSRKRAESWASVRDEVDKMVRSVSCNVGKPINVGEQIFALTRNITYRAAFGSACEKGQDEFIRILQEFSKLFGAFNVADFIPYFGWIDPQGINKRLVKARNDLDGFIDDIIDEHMKKKENQNAVDDGDVVDTDMVDDLLAFYSEEAKLVSETADLQNSIKLTRDNIKAIIMDVMFGGTETVASAIEWALTELLRSPEDLKRVQQELAEVVGLDRRVEESDIEKLTYLKCTLKETLRMHPPIPLLLHETAEDTSIDGFFIPKKSRVMINAFAIGRDPTSWTDPDTFRPSRFLEPGVPDFKGSNFEFIPFGSGRRSCPGMQLGLYALDLAVAHILHCFTWKLPDGMKPSELDMNDVFGLTAPKATRLFAVPTTRLICAL from the exons ATGGAGTCTTCTATATCACAAACACTAAGCAAACTATCAGATCCCACGACGTCTCTTGTCATCGTTGTCTCtcttttcatcttcatcagcTTCATCACACGGCGGCGAAGGCCTCCATATCCTCCCGGTCCACGAGGTTGGCCCATCATAGGCAACATGTTAATGATGGACCAACTCACCCACCGTGGTTTAGCCAATTTAGCTAAAAAGTATGGCGGATTGTGCCATCTCCGCATGGGATTCCTCCATATGTACGCTGTCTCATCACCCGAGGTGGCTCGACAAGTCCTTCAAGTCCAAGACAGCGTCTTCTCGAACCGGCCTGCAACTATAGCTATAAGCTATCTGACTTACGACCGAGCGGACATGGCTTTCGCTCACTACGGACCGTTTTGGAGACAGATGAGAAAAGTGTGTGTCATGAAGGTGTTTAGCCGTAAAAGAGCTGAGTCATGGGCTTCAGTTCGTGATGAAGTGGACAAAATGGTCCGGTCGGTCTCTTGTAACGTTG GTAAGCCTATAAACGTCGGGGAGCAAATTTTTGCACTGACCCGCAACATAACTTACCGGGCAGCGTTTGGGTCAGCCTGCGAGAAGGGACAAGACGAGTTCATAAGAATCTTACAAGAGTTCTCTAAGCTTTTTGGAGCCTTCAACGTAGCGGATTTCATACCATATTTCGGGTGGATCGATCCGCAAGGGATAAACAAGCGGCTCGTGAAGGCCCGTAATGATCTAGACGGATTTATTGACGATATTATCGATGaacatatgaagaagaaggagaatcaaAACGCTGTGGATGATGGGGATGTTGTCGATACCGATATGGTTGATGATCTTCTTGCTTTTTACAGTGAAGAGGCCAAATTAGTCAGTGAGACAGCGGATCTTCAAAATTCCATCAAACTTACCCGTGACAATATCAAAGCAATCATCATG gACGTTATGTTTGGAGGAACGGAAACGGTAGCGTCGGCGATAGAGTGGGCCTTAACGGAGTTATTACGGAGCCCCGAGGATCTAAAACGGGTCCAACAAGAACTCGCCGAAGTCGTTGGACTTGACAGACGAGTTGAAGAATCCGACATCGAGAAGTTGACTTATCTCAAATGCACACTCAAAGAAACCCTAAGGATGCACCCACCGATCCCTCTCCTCCTCCACGAAACCGCGGAGGACACTAGTATCGACGGTTTCTTCATTCCCAAGAAATCTCGTGTGATGATCAACGCGTTTGCCATAGGACGCGACCCAACCTCTTGGACTGACCCGGACACGTTTAGACCATCGAGGTTTTTGGAACCGGGCGTACCGGATTTCAAAGGGAGCAATTTCGAGTTTATACCGTTCGGGTCGGGTCGTAGATCGTGCCCGGGTATGCAACTAGGGTTATACGCGCTTGACTTAGCCGTGGCTCATATATTACATTGCTTCACGTGGAAATTACCTGATGGGATGAAACCAAGTGAGCTCGACATGAATGATGTGTTTGGTCTCACGGCTCCTAAAGCCACGCGGCTTTTCGCCGTGCCAACCACGCGCCTCATCTGTGCTCTTTAA